The genomic DNA ttttatttcattttcatcactatgtatgttgtttgtttgttttttttttacagatacacagtacttcatatttatttatttatttatttattttttatttttggctgtgttgggtcttagtttctgtgtgagggctttctctagttgtggcaagcgggggccactcttcatcgcggtgcgtgggcctctcactattgtggcctctcttgttgcagggcacaggctccagacgcgcaggctcagtagtcgtggctcatgggcctagttgctctgcggcatgtgggatcttcccagaccagggctcgaacccctgtcccctgcattggcaggcagattctcaaccactgcgccaccagggaagccctcatcactATGTATGTTTAAGGAAACTAGGATAATTCTGCACATACTATTTCATAacctgaatttaaaagaaaaataaagatttttcccTTCTACTTACAAAAAGGATACATTGTTCTTTGAGATAATTTAGAAGATAGAGGTAATCACCACCTGATGTCCAGCattagaaatgcatttttaatctCAGAGATGAGGACAACTAAATGGGAGGGGATGAGGGAAGAGTGGGAGTGGGGAGTCACCAAGTCACCAGGCATAGGTCTCTAAGTGTAAAATATGGCACAAGATACTGTCATGCCTAAAAGTCTTAGATTTGTGGTGGGAAAAGTAGCCCTTGACTCAGGAGCTGGGGCAGGGGTGTaaaaagagaggaggaagggaggaaggggagaagtgtgtgtttgcgtgtgtctgtgtgtgtgtgtgtgtgtgtgagagagagagagagagagggtgttAGTTTACTCTTTAGTTAGAGATAGATAAACTCATCTGTactaaaaacacataaaattatcAGTTTCACTagtctttaattttttgcttATTCTCATATCTACCTAATTTAttgtagaatatttagaaaatgtggaaaatcATAAATTGGATTTATGATTTTAGCCTATCAACCATCACCACAAGAGCcaaaaacaattataaacaaaatgttagtgtatttcctttgattttatataaaatatgtatagacCTACAAGgcaaatagatagatagatagatagatagatagatagatagatagataggtagtaTTAGCCAAGAAAGCATAGGTGGTTCTATTTCTAGTTCTGCCACTATCTTATTTGGTAACCTAGCCAAGCCTCTTAATTGTTCTATCTTGGTTTTCCAACTTGTAAAATAGGCTCTTGGACTAAAATAATTCTAAGGTCGTTCCAGTTTTGACAATACATGATCTGTGAAAGCTTGGGACTGCAAGTGAGATCATAAATCCTACCCTATAAATCCAAAATTATGCAAAAGCACAGAAAACATGACTATAAAATCCAATGTTCTATAACCCTCCTAATCCATTCTTTTGGGCTCACAGTTTATTTTGATCTCCTATTTCCAATCCTTTCTGATAACTATGCACATCAGTACCCAATCAGTACACAGGTGGATAATTGTGGACAAATAAGCAAATATGCTAAATATTTTTCTAGTAAGAATTAATTTCTTAGAAATCCTTAAGGCAGGAAAAGTATGAGTGGAACTAAGCTGTGGGAATTCCATTTTAGGtcttattcaaaaattattttgtacttAATGATTGTAATCAAGCAAGTGTCAATAACATGTTGACTGCCTTGTCTTGCTGGAGGGTAAGAAAAGAATTGTGAGAAGCACATACCAGTAATGTGTGTGATGGTTTTAAAACATGGCTATAAATTATTTGGCACTCCTCCCATCAAGAGTTGAAGTCTATAGTCCCTCCCCTTAAATCTTGGAAGAGGACTTATGACTGTTTCAACCAATGGAGTACAGTAGAACTGATctatgtgacttccaaggctaggtcataaaagagcATATAGCTTCCACCTTGTTTGCAGGGAACATTTGCTTTTAACGTCCTGAGATAGCCATGCTGGACTGGCTACTTGTGGGAGCTCTGGTTGATACTCCTACATAAGCCTGTCCTGCAGCCATTTCAGTCTCAGCTGTTTCAGGACCCAACTGTTTGAGTCATCTACAGCCTTTCAAGTTATCCTCAGCCAAGCCATCCTAGCTGAGGCCTCAGACATCCTAGAGCAGAGTAGCCTCCACTGTGTACTTTCTGAACCTCTGATTCACAGAGTCTGTGAGCATAAATACCAGTTACAGTTTACACCAGTGAATTTTGGGATGGTTTGCTACTTACCAATAGATAACTGGAAGAGTCCTGTGTCATGCTGCAGGCAATAGCTATAGGCACACAATAGTATGAAGCCAATGTTTTATCAAGTCTGCCAAATAGACTTAAGTGTGAGGAAAGGTGAGAAAATGAatgcagaattttaaattagCAGCtcatttggggggagggggcaatttcgcataaacttttatatttctgaTATCTCTTGAGGGAAACAAAGGAATATTTGGCAACACAGGGCCTGAATTGTCTCATGATAATAATTGGCAGAggctatctctttttttttttttttttttttttttttggctgcgttgggtcttcattgcggtgcgcgggcttctcattgcggtggcttctcttgttgtggagtacgggctctaggcgcacgggctcaggagttgtggtgcacggacttagttgctccgcagcatgtggcaccttcccagaccagggatcgaacccatgtcccctgcactggcaggcagattcttaaccactgcgccaccagggaagtccccaaggctATCTCATTTTGATAGAGCACATGCTCCCTAGTTAACCAGATTCCTGCTCAGCCGGCTTCACTCAATATATGTCACCTGTGGCCATATGAATTGCAACCCCTGAACTAATAGGGCCTACTGGGTACTAGGACCTTGCTAGGTGCTAAAACTGTATCAGTAATGGAACTTACATGGGACTAGCAACAGTAAGGCAAGGTAAACATTTATGCTAAGTTTCCTGATACTCTTCTAAGTTCATCCCAAAGTCCAGGGGAAAGTAAGAATGATGCTAGCCTAGGCCTGTAGCTAGAAGGGTCAAAGGAGTTCTCTTGGCCCATACATAGTGTAGTTCAATTAATCAGTTAGAGACTATACAGGACAGAACTTCTTTTTCACCAGAGTCCTAAACCACAGGAAAGAGTGGCCATGGGTCTCTGGTGTCTCAAGACAGCATCTGCagtctctaaaataaaataacatcccTCAGCTCTCTAATAGATAGTGAGGTCCTGAATATCTGTTGATTTCACACTCAGACGTCTTAGCCTTATAGCTTTGTTATTATTTAAGACTAGATCTCTTGAATGAAATACATTATCTTTCAAATGTTTCAAACTCTTACAGTAACACCCTTAAAATTTTATCAGGTCTGTTCTCAATTCTTCAAAGGTCTTGGCATCAAAGTTATAATGGCCATAGCTTATAGGGAAGCTAGAGTAGGCATAATTTCCTAGATTGTTAATACTTagtttcaatttgttaataggtGCTTAAATGTAGTAAAAAAAGAGAAGCACAATAAGACTGCAGCAATGAAGCATCAGGACGACACATAGAGAACCATTCTAGGCAGGAACAGAGATATCCACGCCCACAGAGCCCACCATGCGCCAGACTATCTTCTCCCAAGCCTAGCACTCACCCAGGAGAGTATAATGAGAGGAGAATAGGACAATAACTACAGTCCAACTGGGTGCATTTCCAGCCAAATACATGTGAGCTACAATATATATCATGGCAACATGCAAAAAGATCTCAGCAAAAATGAGCTTCCTCTGTTGGAATATTAACCTGTTATAACCACAATTTGATTGAGGGATAACTAGTTGACGTAAAATTACAAAACAGTCTTATTTTTCCAGTAGCTGCCTCAGTAGTGCTCTATCATCCCCACCCTCCACTTTCTACTGGACAATGGGCTTCTTTAACTGTATCTCAGTCCTGTTCCCCAACTTTTCAGTCACTTTTGCTTATTAAAATAGGTTCAGTTAAACTGTTAAAGATTTGgctctatgtctttttttaaatttattttttattgtagttgaattacaatgttatgttaattactgctgtacagcaaagtgactcagttatacatatgtatacattctttttcatattcttttccattatggtttatcacaggatattgaatatagttccttgtgctgtacagcaggaccttgttgtttaaccTTTCTATATATAGCAGTTTTCTTCTTGgttctatgtattttaaaacaccAATATCACTTTTGATTCAGAATCCTCCTCATCCCTCTATGAGATTTATCTTTCTATCTAgagtctatctatctatctatctatctatctatctgagtCTATCTACCTAGAGTCTATCTATCATTTAGATAGACTctagatagctagatagatagatagatagatagatagatagatagatagatttattgATTATAAGGTTTATAGACTGATTGATTACAAGTTCACATGATTATGTAGGCTGGGAAGTCCCATGgtatgctgtctacaagctgGAGAGCCAGCAAAGCCAATGGTGTACTTCAAAGACCTGAGAGCTGGAGAGCTGACATGCAGGTGCCAGTCTGAGTCAGAAGTCCTGAGAACCAGGAACACCAAGGGCAGGAGATCAAAGTCCCAGCTCAAGCAATCAGGCAGAGAATGAATTCAACCTTCTTCTGcctttctgttctattcaggccctcaatggtATTAGATGATGCCCACTTACATtggggagggccatctgctttactTGGTTCACCAATTTAAATGCTaaattcttccagaaacaccttcacagacacacacagaaatattatttaaccACATATGTGGGCATCCAATGGCCTagtggacacataaaattaacaatcacACCCTCCTTCCCTGTGTTTACTCAGATGACTTGAGAGTTTGAAGACGGATAAAAAGACAACTCTTTATGTGAATACCTAGGGTAAGATTGCTATCCCCACGTGATTAATCATCACTGAAGCTCAAGTCTGACTTCTAGAGAACCTGCTGATAAGGACTCACATCCAAGCAGCTCCCTTCCAAGTGTCTCCTTGGAAGACTGGGCCATATCTTGCATGTGACTCTTATAACCCTCACATGGCATTCCTATGATTCATAGGTCTCTTTGCCCTACTCTGTATCAGTTACTGGTAAATCTGTATCTCAGTAACTCCCCACTCCCCAACTCTGGAACCTGTAGGCATGGTAGGATTTATTTTTCATGCTTCTCCAGAATTGGGAACTTTGGTAGCCCTTTCTCTACCTGGCCACACCACCCCATAATCTCTCCAAAATGTTCTTTCCAGTCTCCTATAGCATCTGGGTAGCTCAAAATCCCAATGGTAATGCAGATATCCAGCAAAGGAATTAGTGAACCTTAACATTTTGTAGATATCCCTAAACTTTATGTACAGTTCTTTTGGGATCCCACTCCCTTGGCTTTGGGGAAGGGAACCAATCAAGTGCCACCATCCACTATAATTACAGGAGATAAGGAGAGGAAATAGGTTCTTTTCACGAATACTGCACTTCCCCAAACGTGAACCCAGTCTCCTCCTTCCCAGTATTACACTACTCCTCTATTATTTTAGGGTAAAAGCCATCAAACTAGTTCAccctctctctgtccttcagGGCACATGAGTCCCAAACTAAGACTCTTGTGTCCTTCTAACTCAgccttagaaattaaaaacattttgttctCAATAGGTTGTTATCTTCAACTCCTCAGAAAACACCAAGGACAAGAAAAGATCTCAATCAATACCTCACAGCATTTTAGTGAAGATAACATCatttccaggacaattttcaccTATCTTTAAAACAGCACTTCATTACAACTAATCTCCTATGTAGCATAACATCTAATCTGGAAAAATATACAGATGCATGTTTTCCATCCAAGAAAATTTGGTGGTTTCAAGCAAAAGACTTATCCAAGATGGGTCAAAAAGATAATAGCAAAACATTTAGCCACTGAGAGAACTAAAAATCCACTTCTTTAACTTTGTATTCAATGGTTATGTCATAGTGGTTTGTCTACTTTCAGGGGATTCTTTCTAGGTAATTCCTAATTTTCATGAAAGCTTTTCCATATTGCTCTAAATACAGTCCTCTGAATGAAAAGCAACCTATTAGCCTTAGTAGTGGATGtatcagtcaacaaatatttaccaatcaCCTACTTGGTACAAAGAATTCTATAAGTCACTGGCTTTGCAAAGTAGAAGACAGCAGATGTGTTTTGGGCTCTCACAGATTTTAAAGACAAGTGGATCTAGCTAAGGACGGAACTATGCTTTGCCTACTCTTCAAATCTTGTTAGAAACCATCTAATAATAGTAAACAAAAGTAATGAATCAACTTTCATTGATGGTTCTTTAGGGTCTGTGGTACATACTTGAAATATGTGATTTATTTCTTCTAACAATCCCTGTTTCacagaggaagcacagagaccTTGATAAGTAATTGACCCAAAGTCATACAAGTAAGTAGCAGAaacaggatttaaacccagacaTGTCTGATACTACAGCTCATGCCTCTAATCAGCATCCTTCCAGTGGATATCATTAATAGAGCTACCTATACGAAGAGTTGCTAACAGTGAGACAGAATCCAGGAATCACTAGCATTCCTTTAAAAgacaattattttgtaatttgagCTTTTGGAGCTATATGtcaatatttctatatatctcatatatataattttatgtatttcaaaCTACATATGCAGTAGGCATATACTCTTTCTTTATTCAATGTCCCAGCTAGTTCAGCAGGGTAGGAGATTACATAGTAGTTTGGAGCCAAAACTAGAGGCGGTAAGAATTTGCCTGGCCTGTCTTGACTCAGTACATATAACTCTTTCGGTTCCTTTAACACAACcaacactttttaatatttttttataatagtGCCACTTTCCTAAAGACATCTCTATTTTCTaaccgtgaaaaaaaaaaaacgttttcaGTTATTTCAAGTTGAAAAAAGGAACAGTTACACTCAAGATGAGTTTCAAGTTTAATTGCTTCTCATACTCCATgcttatttctaatattttttgaaaacattCACATTAAAAAGCAAATGTCTTTGGAacttttacctattttatacttAACTTCTGAGATCATTCTAAGGAGATATGTGTAGGAGTGGTTTGGAAGGTTtggaaatgaaagcagaaaataaaaaggctcCTTTTCTCCAAAGACTGTGGTATCAAGAACATCACATTACATTTACATAAAATGGCCAAGGTCTGACAACTGGACTTCTACCTGAAGATTTACTTTACAGGTCATTTTGAAAATACCAACTGTATTCAGGAAGATGCTtgtattttttcaaaacaaaatttcaaaataaaataaaatgtttcaaaagtGTTGCTGATGTGTGGcgcccagagaaaatattttctgggtGGTATAGGTGAATGTAATCAAACAATGAGGCATTTTCATCCCGCAGGATGAagcatttctttcaaaaatgaaacctcataatttttaattttttgatggcGCGCtgattttcttaaaaaggaaataaagagaaattattaGGAAGGATATATATTATACAGCCCACTTCTCCTCGCCTCTCTGACAAGCCCCTtgctccctcctcaccccagccctCAATCTAAATTTCCTAGAAGGGTATGAATTCAGGGGCATGGTGGGCAATGGTggctgtgcacatgtgtgtggcaAGGTAGTGGAGGCGGGGGGCCCCCGTGGTTAGCGAGAAGAGAGAGCAGAAAAACCCAACGCCAAAGCCTGGGGCGGGAGTGGGAGAGGTGGAGGGTGTTGCAGACCCTCCCTGGTAACCAGAGATGGGCAAACTCCAACCGCAGGGAGGTGATGCCACTTGTGGGCTCTCAGATTGGAGAGAAGCAAGATGAGTGACAGAGCGGTGCGCGCTGTGGCCCTGCGCACAAACAGGCGGAGGGGGCTGTCCGTGTGTGTGCACTAGGCTGGAGGGGGGCGCTCCTGCTGCACCGGCCGCAGGAGTTGGGGGAGAGCTCGGCGGTGACGCGAAGCCCTCACGTGACCGCGAGCTGCAGAGCGACGCAGCCTTTGGTGCAGTCGTCACTCGTGTCTGGGTACCAGCTCCCCGCTGCCCTGCGCACGGCGGGCTGGCATCGGGCCCTGGGGAAGCGGAGCAGGTAAGGGCCCCGGGGCCCGCGCGCTGACGCCAGGGCGGCAGCGGCCCGCCAACCCCAGAGGCCGGCGCAGGGGTTCAGCGCGGCGGGTCCCGGCGAGCTCTCTCCACGCCTCGGCTTTCTTGGGAACAGAAATGGGGGCCCCCTTGGGTGGGGGTACAGGGACTGCAGGGTTCCAGGGAgggcagcagagcaactaagagcAATGGGAAATCATTCCTGAGTTCCTGCAGGGCAATGGTGAACCCgggaggggggcggggatggGAGCGGCTGAGGGTGGGGGCGGAGgacgcggggagggaggggttggcGGGGGCGTGGGGCCGGGAAGGGGCCGAGCGCCCGGCTGCAGCAGCGCCCTGCTCCCACCCCGGCCCTTTGCAGGTCTGCGGGACTAGGCGTCGCGGCGGCGCACTCGTGGCGAGAAtcaggaggagcaggagacagCAAGGATAGGCCCAGGTCGGTGCGGGGGGGTGCTGGTGCAAAGCCAGTCTGAGACCCCTTCCTAACTCCCCCAGGCCCTATCCCCCGTCCTCCATTTTGGTGCCTGCTGCGCTCTGGGAAAGAAtcctgggaaaagaaaaatggtgggctttgggtttgggggagggagagaaaaggagagagctgGGGAAGGGGCTCAAATTGGAGGCTCCCTAGAAGGCGCACGAGGCTCCTGaggtgggaaaaaataaaatttaaaagtctttgATATCAGGGCTCTGAATCCTGCTGGTTAGTGCACCAAGCATTCAGTCTCTCTCCTTGCCTTTGTCTTACTTGTTGTTCAAAGAAAAATCaccagggaaaaaaatctcatcatGGCAAATATCCACCAGGAAAACGAAGAAATGGAGCGGCCCGTGCAGAATGGAGAGGAAGACCGCCCTTTGGGAGGGGGCGAAGGCCACCAGCCAGCAGGAAATAATAGACGGGGACAGGCTCGCCGACTTGCCCCTAATTTCCGATGGGCCATACCCAATAGGCAGGTCAACGATGGGATGGGTGGAGATGGAGATGATATGGAAATGTTCATGGAGGAGATGAGAGAAATCAGGAGAAAACTTAGGGAGCTGCAATTGAGGAATTGCCTGCGTATCCTTATGGGGGAGCTCTCTAATCACCATGACCATCATGATGAATTTTGCCTTATGCCTTGACTCCTGCCATTTTCCATGAGATTAATACTGTGATTCCCACTGTTCTCCTTTtccttgcattttcctgatatgCCTTTACTGATCCGTTTGCTGTGAACCTTATGTAATTTCCATGTGTCAGGTGGGTTCTTGTGTTACCAGCTTCTAATTGGAGATTGCCTTGGCACGCAATCTGTTTCTGTCAACAGTAGCGTTTcacccatttgcatggaaaaatgtaaagttaataaagcaattaaaaatcaatctatacatttattattgtttcattaaaatatatatatatatattatatgaaccCTCCAAAAATCTGAAATCAAATACCCCAGGATGTTAATTGGAGCACATTTCTCTATGGTTGGATAATATgtgacttttttccctttaattatcTGGAGTTTTAGAAGCAATGAAAACGGTTTTTCAAT from Balaenoptera acutorostrata chromosome X, mBalAcu1.1, whole genome shotgun sequence includes the following:
- the BEX3 gene encoding protein BEX3 isoform X1, which gives rise to MANIHQENEEMERPVQNGEEDRPLGGGEGHQPAGNNRRGQARRLAPNFRWAIPNRQVNDGMGGDGDDMEMFMEEMREIRRKLRELQLRNCLRILMGELSNHHDHHDEFCLMP
- the BEX3 gene encoding protein BEX3 isoform X2, with translation MERPVQNGEEDRPLGGGEGHQPAGNNRRGQARRLAPNFRWAIPNRQVNDGMGGDGDDMEMFMEEMREIRRKLRELQLRNCLRILMGELSNHHDHHDEFCLMP